The segment GTTGGGCTGTCGGGCAAGGCCGCCCTGTATCCGGCTCAGCTTTCGGGAGGGCAGAAACAGCGTGTTTCCGTGGCTCGCGCTCTGGCCATGGACCCCAAGGTCTTGCTGCTGGACGAACCCACCAGTGCTCTGGATCCCGAACTCATCGGTGAGGTGCTGACCGTCATCAAGGATCTGGCCAAGGCCGGAATGACCATGGTTATGGCCACGCACCAGATCACCTTCTCATCGCAGTTGGCCAGCGAGTTCATTTTCATGGAGCAGGGCTGTATCATCGAGCATGATACCCCGGCCGTACTGCTGGCTGATTCAGTCAATTCTCGCACCAAGGCTTTCTGCGCCAAGATCAATGAGCTGACAGGGGAGCCGGTCTAGATGGAAGAGTATTGGCTGTTTGCATCCGAGCGCATTGTCCCGGGGCTGAATGCAGCCCTGCTCGTCAGTGCCAAGCTGATTGTGCCCTCGGCCCTGTACGGGATGCTGCTGGGCGTGATTACCGGTGTGCTCAGGGTCTACGGGTTCCGCTGGGTTCGGCGTGTAGCCGACCTCTATGTAGCCCTGTTCCGTGGAACCCCGTTGGTTGTGCAGCTCTACTTCTGGTATTTCGCTTTGCCGTATATCGTCATCGGCGGACATCGCATCGTGCTGGACGCCATGGAGGCATCCATCCTCGGGTTTGCCCTGTGCAGTGCGGCCTACCAGTCCGAATACATCCGCGGTGGATTGCTCTCCATCCGATCGGGCCAGTTCAAGGCCGCCAAGGCCCTGGGCATGACCCCCTTGCAGACCGTGTTGCACGTGGTCCTGCCACAGGCCGTGCGCCGCTCCATGCCCGGCATCGGCAACGAGATCATCTACCTGGTCAAATACTCTTCCCTGGCTTCCATCATCACCGTGGAAGAGCTGATGGGCGCGGCCCGCAGCATTGCCAAGTCCACCTGGCGGCCCGTGGAAGCCTACGGCACGGTTGCCATCTACTATCTGCTTCTGGTCACCATCGCCATGTGGCTGCTCAGATGGGCTGAGGACTACTTCTCGATCCCCGGCTTTGAAAGGTCGAAGGAAGACTAGAAAGTCGTTGAAAATACTTCGCTCGCGGTGTCGCTGTGGGCGATGGACCCTCTCACCTATGTCCAGATAGGTGTCGAGCGTCCATCTCCCTGGCTCCTACCGAGCGAAGCTTTTGAACGACTTTTGGCGTTGCTGTTCGTTGGTTCATAAGCTGAAATTCCCGCGCTCGTGGTGTCACTGTAAAATATCCAAACTCTCACCCATGTATCAATAGGCATCGAGCTTGGGTTTTTCTGGTTCCTGGCGAGCCCTGTTTTTGAGCGGCCTTTTGCCATTGAGGTCTTGAAGTCGTTGTATGTTGCTCTGAGGCCTTTCGATGTTGCCGCTGGCATTGAGCCTCAAGCGTCGTCCCGCTGTCACCATCCCCCTTCTATCTGCTTCGTTTTTCCCCTTTGTTTTCATCCAAATACGGTTTTTGGGCGGTCTTGCATCTTGCCTTGTCCTGCATCGTTCCTCTAGAGTATTTCTTTGCTCCGAAGACCGCTTAGAAAAGGAATATTCTTGTGTCTGACCTTCCGAAATATACTGCCCTGACTCCCGATATTATCGAGCGCATCCGCCAGGCCGTTGGCCCCGACGCCGTGGACCTGAGCCCCGAGGCTCTGGATGAGGCCGCTCGCGATGCCTCTACCGAAGTTCATGCTCCCGTCGCCATTGTCCGCGTGACCACGGTCGATCAAATTCAGGCTTTGTTGAAGTTGGCCAACGAATTGAATTTCCCCGTGACTCCGCGGGGAGCGGGCACCGGCCTGGCTGGTGGCGCGTTGGCCGTGGATGGCGGGGTGGTTCTGGCCCTGGCTGGCATGAACCGCATCCTGTCCGTTGACGAGAAGAATCTCATCGCCGTGGTTGAGTCCGGGGTGATCGTGGCGGACCTGCAGGCTGCGGCCCGGGCCAAGGGCCTGTCATATCCGCCGGACCCGGCCAGTCTGGACACCGCAACAATCGGCGGCACCGCCGCAACCAACGCGGGCGGACCGGCTTGTGTCAAATACGGAGTCACCAAGCACTATGTTTTGGGTCTTGAAGCCGTGCTGCCCACGGGTGAGCTTGTGGGAGCGGGTACGGCCACGCGCAAGGGTGTGGTTGGCTATGATCTGGCGCAGCTGCTCGTCGGTTCCGAGGGCACTCTGGGCGTGATCACCAAGCTCATCCTGAAGCTCATCCCCTTGCCCGAGGAGACCTGCTCGCAGGTGGCGGTTTTTGCGGACCTTGAAACGGCCATGGGCGCCGTGTCCGCCATCATGGCGGGCGGGGTGACTCCCTCTGCCGTGGAGTTTCTTGATAGTCGCTGTCTGCATCTGGTGGGTGATCTGTTACCCTTCGGCGACTTGCCGCCCGCCGGGGCGCTGCTGCTGGTGGAAACCGATGGAGCCAAGGGGGCGGCCCGGGCCGAGATGGAACGGGTGGGGGCCATTTGCAGTGAGCAGGGTGCCCTGCATCTGCTGCCCGCCGGGGATGAGGCTCAGCGTCAGGAGTTGTGGGGTGTGCGGCGTCAGGTCTCGCTCCGTATTCACGACAGCGCCCCAATCTATGTTCCCGAAGATGTGGTTCTGCCCCTGGCTTCCATTGCTGAATTCGTGGGACGCCTGCCCGAGTTGGCAGAGTGCCACGGCCTGACCATCTATGCCTTCGGTCATTCCGGGGACGGCAACATCCATATCAACGTCACTGCTGGCGAGGGCCAGGAAGCCTCGGTGGAGGCCTGCGTACTGGAACTGCTGAAGCTGGTGCTGACCATGGGCGGGACCATGAGTGGCGAGCATGGCATTGGCGTGGCCAAGAAACGTTTTCTGCCCCTGGAGTTATCCGCGCCTTCCATGCGTGTTCAACGTGATCTGAAGCGAGTCTTCGATCCCAAGGGTATACTCAACCCCGGAAAACTTTTCAGTTAGCAGGCTGGCGGGCGCCTGAATATGCGTGATTGTGGCGGTACCGTGGCAAAGTAAGATCCTCGTGTATTAGGAATATACAGCTCTGCTCTCTGTATCCGTAGGACTCGCAGACTCGTCTGACGGCGAACGGGTCGTCGTTTCTGACTTTGCCTTGGGCCTGGCACTCGCATCATTTTGAGCCATCCGGAAGAAGAGAAAGAATCCTTTTGAACAGTTTGCTGGGGACCAGGGCTTCGGCCTAAGCCGGAAATGAAAGAGTGACCTTCAACAGTAGGACAAGAACCATGCCTTCCATCAGTCGTCGCGTGCAGGCCATCAAGATTTCGGACACCAAGCTCATGCCCATGATCGCCGCCAAGGTGGGCGGTTGTGTTTCTCTGGGGCAGGGCGTGCCGTCCTTTGCCACCCCGGAACACGTGGTGGACGCAGTGTGTTCCGCCCTGCGTCAGGACTCTGCCGCTGGCAAGTATACCTTGCAGCCGGGGCTGCCTGCCCTGCGCGAGGCCGTGGCCGAACTGCTGGGCAGCGAGAAGGGCGTGCAGGCTGACCCCGAGACCGAGATCGTGATCACCGTGGGAGCCATGGAAGCCCTGTTGGCTGCGATTCTGACCCTGGTGGAGCGCGGTGACGAGGTGCTGATCCCCTCGCCGTACTACGCTTCGCATGTGGAGCAGATTCTGTTGGCCGAAGGTGTTCCCGTGCCTGTTCCCCTGCGCTCCGAGGACTGGGGGCTGGACCTGGAAGCCATGGAGCGCGCCGTGACATCGCGCACCAAGGCCGTACTGCTCTGCAATCCGTCCAACCCTACGGGCGCGGTCTATCCCGATGCGGACCTTAAGGCTCTGGCAGCGCTGTGCGAGCGCCACGGCCTGTTCGTGATTACGGACGAGACCTATGATTCCCTGACCTTTGACAGCCCCATGCCCATGAGTCTGGCCTCGTTGCCGGAACTGGCCGGGCGGGTGATTTTGGTCAACAGCTTTTCCAAGCGTTTTGCCCTGACGGGGTGGCGTGTGGGCTATGCCTATGCCGCCAAGCCGTTGATGGATGAGATGCTCAAGGTCCATGATTGCACAGCCATCTGCGCCCCGGCACCTTCGCAGGCGGCGGCCCTGGCTGCATTAACGGGGCCGCAGGATATTTTTGTTCAGATGGGTGCGTCCTTGAAGGCGCGTCGTGAGCTGGCCTGTGCCCGGTTGGATGAGTTGAGAGACCATTTTTCGTATGTCCGTCCCGGCGGAGCCTTTTATATAATGGCTCGTTATCTTTTCTCATCCGAGTCTTCTCGCGAGATGGCCCAGCGCATGATCCGCGAGGCTCGCGTGGTCACCATTCCCGGCGGGGCTTTCGGACCCGAGGGCGATGGTCATCTCCGGCTGTCGTACGGTGCGAGCGAGAAAGAGATCAATGAAGCCTTTGACCGTATCCAGAGCTGGGTGTTATTGTAACGGGACGATAGAGGCTTTTCACCTCTGGATGGGAAAGAGTGTTCAGGAACAAAGGAGCCACGTATTTGCTCAATATTCTGATTGTTGACGACAGTGATTCCCTGCGGTTCATCCTCAAGGCTTTTTTTAAGAATATCGGTCATTGCCAGGAAGCGGTCAACGGTCGTCAGGCTGTGGCTCGTGTCAAAGCAGCTCTGGACAAAGGCGAGCGGTTCGATGTGATCCTGATGGATATCATGATGCCTGAGTTGGACGGGTTGGATGCGACCAAGGCCATTGTTGCCTTGTTCGAGGAACGAGATGTGCCCAAGCAGGATCGCCCCAAGGTCATCATGCTGACTTGTCTGAACGATCCCAAGCACATGATCGAAGCCCAGTATCAGTGCGGAGCCTGTTCCTACATCACCAAGCCCTTTGAGCGTGAAATCCTGTTTGAGACCTTTGCCAATCTTGGCCTGATGCCCAATCCCCTGGACGGGGAGGACGACGAAGGCTGATGCATAAAGTCATCGATGAGTATCCCGGGATTCAGCACATTTCGCTGGGTGTTGGAGAAGGTGTCATAGCTGGCAAACCGACGGCCGTATCCACGGTGCTGGGGTCTTGTGTAGCGGTGACCTTTCATGATCCCGTGCGCCGCTTGGGCGCTGTTTTCCATGCGCTTCTGCCCAATTGGGGGGACTACCCCAACAGCAAGAATCCGGGCGAGTTCAAGTATGTGGACGCCGCCATCCAGCACTTTGCCAATGCCATGTATCTTCAGGGATCCAGCCGGGCCAATGTGGTCTGTAAGGTTTTTGGCGGGGCCAATGCCATGTTCAAGGAACAGTTCGGGGTGGGCCAGCGCAACGTGTTGACGGCTTTCAAGACTCTGGAAGGCGAGCGCCTGCGGGTGGTGGCTTCGGATGTGGGCGGAAACCGTGGTCGTAAGTTGATCTTCATCACCCATACGGGTGAGGTGTTCATGAAGCGCCTGCGTACCCAGCAACTCTCCAGCTAGTTTTTTATCGCGCCCGGTCGGGCATTTTCCCCTATTCGAACAGCAGATCAACCTTGCCCTTGTCATCGAGCTTCAGGAAGGCATTGAATTTCTTGCCTGCCTTGGACACGAATCGGGCGCGCTTGTAGGTGCGGCCCGTGGAAAGCAGGTCGCGGGCCATGGCTTCGCGCACTTTGCCGCCGAACAGGGATTTCTTGATGCGCAGGGTGCACGAATCGTCATCGCGACCCGAGCAATCAAATGCCTTGGGCTGTTCAAAGACCTCTTTACCGCAGAGCGGGCAGACGCCGAGAGGCTCGCCCGAGGGCTTTTTGACGGCTTTTGCATCACGAGGGAAGCCGTCGCGGTCCAATGGTGGTGTTGATCCATTGACCTGACTGCTGGTGTTCGCAGAGCCCGTGGACAGACCCTGAGGGTGTGGAGCGGACGCGGCGCTGCTGCCCGTTGTACCAGGTGTCTGCTGCTGTCCGTTGCCCTTGGGCGGGGCGTCTCCGATGGGGAAGCCGTCACGATCATAGCGGCGCGATGCGGCCTGAGTCGCACGCGAGGGAGCAGCTTTTGGGTTGGCAGGTTTCTGGCCCGGCGGGGGTAGGGGAAAGCCGTTTTCATCAAAGGCCCGGTGGTTGCGCACCAGTTGAACGCCATTTTGGACCGAGGTCCGGATGTCCTGCATGAAGGCCGGATAGGTGTCTTCACCCTGTTCGATGTCTTTCAAGCGTTTTTCCCAGTCTCCGGTCATCTGTGGCGAGACCAGATGCGGCAGGAAGGATTCGATGAGGTCCACGGCGTGGCAGCCGAGGTCCGAGGCAATGAGCTTTTTCTTTTCCTTTTCTATGTACTTGCGCGAGAGCAGGGTCTCGATGATCTGAGCGCGGGTGGCCGGGGTGCCCAGGCCACGTTCCTTCATGGCCTCGCGCAGTTCCTCGTCATCCACCAGCTTGCCTGCAGTTTCCATGGCGGCCAGCAGCGAGGCGTCGGTGAAGTGGGCCGGAGGCTTGGTCTGGTGCTTTTTGCTGGAGAGGTCCAGGGCCTTGACCTCGCTGCCCTTGCGCAGGCTGGGCAGAGGGTTGTCGGCAGCTGTGCGCCAGGGCTCGGCCTCCAGCCAGCCGCGGTCTTTGAAGACCTTGCCCGTGGCCTTGAACTTGTGCTCCTCGATCACGGCCCAGATTGTGGACGCCGAGAACTTGGCCGGGGGCATGAAGGCCGCACAGAAGCGGCGGGCCACCATCTCGTAAATCTTCCACTCATCCCCGGACAGGGCGTCCTTGCTGGCGGGCTTGGCCGTGGGGATGATGGCGTGGTGATCGCTGACCTTCTTGTCGTTGACGCATTCAAAGCGGTGTTTGCCATTCTTGATGCGGTCGGCAGCGGCAGCGGAAATTTCGGGGAAGACCTTGTAGGTGGCGCGCAAATGCCCCAGGGCTTCTTTGAACAGTTCCCGGGTCAGGTAGCGCGAATCCGTACGCGGGTAGGTGATGACCTTCTTCTGTTCGTACAGGGCCTGGGCAATGGTCAGTGTGTCCTTGGCCGAGAATCCGTGGCGCGAGTTGGCTTCGCGCTGCAGGGTGGTCAGGTCAAAGGGCAGGGGCGGTTTCTGCTGGCGGCTTGCGCTTTTGACGCTTTCGACCTTGCCGTCCTTGCCCGTGCAGACATCGAACACGGCACTTGCTTCGTCCTCGGAGTCGATGCGCGTCTGCGTGTATTCGGGGGGCGCATGCCAGATGGCCTTGAACGTATCCTCGTTCTTGGCGAGTACGGCCTCGATGGTCCAGTAATCCTTGGGCGTGAATTGTTCGATTTCGCGTCGGCGGTCCACAATCAGCTTGAGCACCGGCGTTTGCACGCGGCCTACAGTGATCAGGGAGTGGTCCTTCAGGGTGAACAGGCGCGAGAAGTTCATACCGATCAGCCAGTCGGCCTCGGCCCGGGCAAAGGCGGCCAACCCGAGGTTGCGCTTCTGTTCGTCGGGCACGGTCTTGGCCAGGGCCTTTTTCAGGCCCTGCTCGGTCATGTCGTTGGCCCAAAGGCGTTTGACCGGTTTGGCGCAGCCCGCCATGACCGCAATGCGTCGGAAGATCAGTTCGCCTTCGCGTCCTGCGTCAGTGGCGTTTATGATCTCGCTGACGTCGTCACGGCCGATGAGGCCCTTGACGATGGAAAACTGTTTTTGCGTGCCGGGCAGGATACCAAGTTTGAAGCGCAGGGGAATCATGGGCAGCTGCTTCATGCTCCAGCGCCCGGCCCAGGCCGGGTCCTGCTCTTCGGGTTCGGCGATGTTCACCAGATGGCCAATGGCCCAGGTGACCATAGTGTCGCCATCGGCGATATGCCCATCGGCGC is part of the Desulfovibrio ferrophilus genome and harbors:
- a CDS encoding amino acid ABC transporter permease: MEEYWLFASERIVPGLNAALLVSAKLIVPSALYGMLLGVITGVLRVYGFRWVRRVADLYVALFRGTPLVVQLYFWYFALPYIVIGGHRIVLDAMEASILGFALCSAAYQSEYIRGGLLSIRSGQFKAAKALGMTPLQTVLHVVLPQAVRRSMPGIGNEIIYLVKYSSLASIITVEELMGAARSIAKSTWRPVEAYGTVAIYYLLLVTIAMWLLRWAEDYFSIPGFERSKED
- a CDS encoding FAD-binding oxidoreductase; this encodes MSDLPKYTALTPDIIERIRQAVGPDAVDLSPEALDEAARDASTEVHAPVAIVRVTTVDQIQALLKLANELNFPVTPRGAGTGLAGGALAVDGGVVLALAGMNRILSVDEKNLIAVVESGVIVADLQAAARAKGLSYPPDPASLDTATIGGTAATNAGGPACVKYGVTKHYVLGLEAVLPTGELVGAGTATRKGVVGYDLAQLLVGSEGTLGVITKLILKLIPLPEETCSQVAVFADLETAMGAVSAIMAGGVTPSAVEFLDSRCLHLVGDLLPFGDLPPAGALLLVETDGAKGAARAEMERVGAICSEQGALHLLPAGDEAQRQELWGVRRQVSLRIHDSAPIYVPEDVVLPLASIAEFVGRLPELAECHGLTIYAFGHSGDGNIHINVTAGEGQEASVEACVLELLKLVLTMGGTMSGEHGIGVAKKRFLPLELSAPSMRVQRDLKRVFDPKGILNPGKLFS
- a CDS encoding pyridoxal phosphate-dependent aminotransferase; protein product: MPSISRRVQAIKISDTKLMPMIAAKVGGCVSLGQGVPSFATPEHVVDAVCSALRQDSAAGKYTLQPGLPALREAVAELLGSEKGVQADPETEIVITVGAMEALLAAILTLVERGDEVLIPSPYYASHVEQILLAEGVPVPVPLRSEDWGLDLEAMERAVTSRTKAVLLCNPSNPTGAVYPDADLKALAALCERHGLFVITDETYDSLTFDSPMPMSLASLPELAGRVILVNSFSKRFALTGWRVGYAYAAKPLMDEMLKVHDCTAICAPAPSQAAALAALTGPQDIFVQMGASLKARRELACARLDELRDHFSYVRPGGAFYIMARYLFSSESSREMAQRMIREARVVTIPGGAFGPEGDGHLRLSYGASEKEINEAFDRIQSWVLL
- a CDS encoding response regulator; its protein translation is MFRNKGATYLLNILIVDDSDSLRFILKAFFKNIGHCQEAVNGRQAVARVKAALDKGERFDVILMDIMMPELDGLDATKAIVALFEERDVPKQDRPKVIMLTCLNDPKHMIEAQYQCGACSYITKPFEREILFETFANLGLMPNPLDGEDDEG
- a CDS encoding chemotaxis protein CheD, with translation MHKVIDEYPGIQHISLGVGEGVIAGKPTAVSTVLGSCVAVTFHDPVRRLGAVFHALLPNWGDYPNSKNPGEFKYVDAAIQHFANAMYLQGSSRANVVCKVFGGANAMFKEQFGVGQRNVLTAFKTLEGERLRVVASDVGGNRGRKLIFITHTGEVFMKRLRTQQLSS
- a CDS encoding type IA DNA topoisomerase — translated: MSKTLIIAEKPSVAREIAKVLGLRPSRADGHIADGDTMVTWAIGHLVNIAEPEEQDPAWAGRWSMKQLPMIPLRFKLGILPGTQKQFSIVKGLIGRDDVSEIINATDAGREGELIFRRIAVMAGCAKPVKRLWANDMTEQGLKKALAKTVPDEQKRNLGLAAFARAEADWLIGMNFSRLFTLKDHSLITVGRVQTPVLKLIVDRRREIEQFTPKDYWTIEAVLAKNEDTFKAIWHAPPEYTQTRIDSEDEASAVFDVCTGKDGKVESVKSASRQQKPPLPFDLTTLQREANSRHGFSAKDTLTIAQALYEQKKVITYPRTDSRYLTRELFKEALGHLRATYKVFPEISAAAADRIKNGKHRFECVNDKKVSDHHAIIPTAKPASKDALSGDEWKIYEMVARRFCAAFMPPAKFSASTIWAVIEEHKFKATGKVFKDRGWLEAEPWRTAADNPLPSLRKGSEVKALDLSSKKHQTKPPAHFTDASLLAAMETAGKLVDDEELREAMKERGLGTPATRAQIIETLLSRKYIEKEKKKLIASDLGCHAVDLIESFLPHLVSPQMTGDWEKRLKDIEQGEDTYPAFMQDIRTSVQNGVQLVRNHRAFDENGFPLPPPGQKPANPKAAPSRATQAASRRYDRDGFPIGDAPPKGNGQQQTPGTTGSSAASAPHPQGLSTGSANTSSQVNGSTPPLDRDGFPRDAKAVKKPSGEPLGVCPLCGKEVFEQPKAFDCSGRDDDSCTLRIKKSLFGGKVREAMARDLLSTGRTYKRARFVSKAGKKFNAFLKLDDKGKVDLLFE